The following proteins are co-located in the Camelina sativa cultivar DH55 chromosome 12, Cs, whole genome shotgun sequence genome:
- the LOC104733126 gene encoding serine/threonine-protein kinase STY17-like, whose amino-acid sequence MTAETGTYRWMAPEVIEHKPYDHRADVFSYAIVLWELLTGELPYAYLTPLQAAVGVVQKGLRPKIPKQTHPKLTELLEKCWQQDPAQRPDFAEIIEMLNILVHEVGEDERQKDKHGGYFSGLRKGHR is encoded by the exons ATGACAGCTGAAACAGGGACATACCGATGGATGGCACCAGAG GTCATTGAGCACAAACCTTATGATCACAGGGCAGATGTTTTTAGCTACGCGATTGTGCTGTGGGAACTTTTGACTGGTGAA CTGCCATACGCTTACTTGACTCCACTGCAAGCTGCTGTTGGCGTTGTCCAAAAG GGACTTCGACCAAAAATTCCAAAGCAAACACACCCAAAGCTGACTGAACTTCTTGAGAAATGTTGGCAGCAAGACCCAGCTCAAAGACCCGATTTTGCAGAAATCATAGAAATGCTTAACATACTAGTCCACGAG GTTGGAGAAGATGAGCGCCAAAAGGATAAACATGGTGGTTACTTTTCAGGCCTAAGAAAAGGCCATCGTTAA
- the LOC104729617 gene encoding rhodanese-like domain-containing protein 15, chloroplastic: protein METTALNTTARIGNWSLAISPPLQTCGSFNLQLPTRKSVIVANLQNSNFRWRKATTTNRGNVAAEAARVPTSVPVRVARELAQAGYKYLDVRTPDEFSIGHPTRAINVPYMYRVGSGMVKNPSFLRQVSSHFRKHDEIIIGCESGERSIMASTDLLTAGFTAVTDIAGGYVAWTENELPVEE, encoded by the exons atggaaactACGGCTTTAAACACAACCGCACGAATTGGGAACTGGTCATTGGCTATTTCTCCACCTCTACAAACATGTGGATCGTTCAACTTGCAGTTACCAACACGTAAAAGTGTTATTGTAGCAAATCTTCAAAACTCAAACTTCCGATG GAGGAAAGCAACGACAACTAACAGAGGAAATGTTGCAGCAGAGGCAGCTAGAGTTCCTACATCAGTACCGGTAAGAGTGGCGCGTGAGCTAGCTCAAGCAGGTTACAAGTATCTCGACGTGAGGACACCAGACGAATTCAGTATCGGACATCCGACTAGAGCCATCAACGTACCTTACATGTACAGAGTTGGATCAg GAATGGTCAAGAACCCGAGTTTTCTAAGACAGGTCTCGTCCCATTTCAGAAAACACGACGAAATCATCATC GGTTGTGAGAGCGGAGAAAGGTCTATCATGGCTTCAACTGATCTTCTCACTGCT GGATTCACGGCGGTCACAGACATTGCTGGGGGATACGTCGCTTGGACGGAGAATGAGCTCCCAGTAGAAGAGTGA
- the LOC104729618 gene encoding thiol-disulfide oxidoreductase LTO1: MMARFVSVSSCQFRFGFFEFPPPSLTPYPRRFEVSSRRFPAIPIKCSSSEPENGEDSAPSLSSPSSSSEVSTTTSSTYNWYTVLGGIGMLDTAYLTYLKVTGSDAFCPIGGGTCGDVLNSDYAAVFGVPLPVIGFVMYGLVTALSAELAEDNLPFGISKTNGRFALFGTTTAMASASAYFLYILSTKLSGSSCLYCLVSAFISFSLFFLSLKDVKLQEIKQVVGLQICLAIIVVASLTASYSTAQPIPSRSGDIELPYFRTEITSSSSPYAIALAKHLNSIGARMYGAFWCSHCLEQKEMFGREAAKQLNYVECFPDGYKKGTKILKACADAGIEGFPTWIINDQVLSGEIELAQLAEMSGFSLDQANEANQLQ; this comes from the exons atgatggcGAGGTTTGTCTCCGTATCGTCTTGCCAGTTTCGTTTTGGCTTCTTTGAGTTTCCTCCTCCGTCATTAACTCCTTATCCGAGACGGTTTGAG GTCTCTAGCCGGAGATTTCCGGCGATTCCGATCAAATGTTCTTCATCTGAGCCGGAGAATGGTGAGGATTCGGCGCCGTCGCTGTCTTCTCCCTCCTCATCGAGTGAAGTATCCACGACTACCAGTTCGACATACAACTGGTACACCGTACTTGGCGGTATTGGGATGTTAGATACAGCGTATTTGACTTACCTTAAGGTCACTGGCTCTGATGCGTTTTGCCCTATTGGTGGTGGCACTTGTGGAGATGTCCTGAACAGCGATTACGCTGCTGTTTTCG GTGTTCCTCTCCCAGTGATTGGATTTGTTATGTATGGCTTAGTAACCGCTCTAAGTGCAGAGCTTGCGGAAGATAATCTACCGTTTGGAATTAGTAAGACCAATGGGCGTTTTGCGTTATTTGGGACAACGACTGCAATGGCATCTGCTAGTGCATATTTTCTGTATATCCTTAGTACAAAACTCTCAGGATCTTCATGCCTGTATTGTCTAGTGTCTGCTTTCATATCATTCAGtctatttttcctctctttAAAG GATGTGAAGTTGCAGGAGATAAAGCAAGTTGTAGGATTACAAATATGCTTGGCAATCATAGTAGTTGCCTCCTTGACTGCTTCGTACAGTACTGCTCAACCAATCCCGTCACG TTCTGGTGACATTGAACTGCCATATTTTAGAACAGAGATCACTTCATCGTCGAGCCCTTATGCTATTGCCTTAGCAAAACATCTAAACTCCATTGGAGCCAGAATGTATGGGGCATTCTGGTGTTCTCACTGCTTAGAGCAAAAAGAG ATGTTTGGAAGAGAAGCGGCAAAACAACTGAATTATGTGGAATGTTTTCCGGATGGatataagaaaggaacaaaGATACTCAAGGCATGTGCAGATGCAGGGATCGAAGGATTTCCAACGTGGATAATAAATGATCAG GTCTTAAGCGGAGAAATAGAACTCGCTCAACTAGCAGAGATGTCTGGATTCAGCCTTGATCAGGCAAATGAGGCCAATCAACTACAGTAA
- the LOC104729619 gene encoding ganglioside-induced differentiation-associated protein 2-like translates to MSSSQISEIEQEQLIEKLEIFKIHGRDKHGRKILRIIGKFFPARFLSLDVLKKYLEEKIFPRLGRKPFAVLYVHTGVQRSENFPGISALRAIYDAIPVNVRDNLQEVYFLHPGLQSRLFLATCGRFLFSGGLYGKLRYISRVDYLWEHVRRNEIEMPEFVYDHDDDLEYRPMMDYGQESDHARVFAGAAVDSSVSSFSMRCIS, encoded by the exons ATGAGTAGTTCTCAGATTTCAGAGATCGAACAAGAGCAGCTGATCGAAAAGCTTGAGATCTTTAAGATCCATGGCAGAGACAAACATGGCCGTAAGATCCTTCGTATCATCGGAAAATTCTTTCCAG CACGATTTCTATCACTAGATGTGTTAAAGAAGTATCTAGAGGAGAAGATCTTTCCTCGATTAGGAAGAAAACCATTCGCCGTGCTTTACGTTCACACCGGAGTACAGAGGAGCGAGAATTTCCCAGGAATCTCAGCTCTTAGAGCGATCTACGACGCGATTCCAGTTAACGTCAGAGACAATCTCCAAGAGGTTTACTTCCTTCATCCTGGTCTTCAATCACGTCTCTTCCTCGCTACTTGTGGCCGATTCCTATTCTCCGGCGG GTTGTACGGGAAGCTGAGGTACATAAGCAGAGTTGATTATCTATGGGAACATGTGAGGAGGAACGAGATTGAGATGCCGGAGTTTGTTTACGATCACGATGATGATTTAGAGTACCGTCCGATGATGGATTACGGTCAAGAGAGTGATCACGCTAGGGTTTTCGCTGGAGCCGCCGTTGATTCATCAGTCTCTAGTTTCTCCATGCGGTGTATCTCATAg